In Fundulus heteroclitus isolate FHET01 chromosome 16, MU-UCD_Fhet_4.1, whole genome shotgun sequence, a single genomic region encodes these proteins:
- the LOC118566322 gene encoding sarcalumenin-like, translated as MKGTVSICCLLALLLLQATAEVEEFDNVLRDRSHIDETLRLATEEKATDYAAAIQKLRKVYHTSVKPMEQAYKYNELRQHEISAYPGRTLGDSATDGEITSKPMVLFLGPWSVGKSSMINYLLGLHDSPYQLYTGAEPTTSEFTVIMHGEKIRSVEGIVMAADSSRSFSPLKNLGQNFSWKKLIGHRDAPQDAGARDFCRHAGNHREPQATGRKR; from the exons agGTGGAAGAATTTGACAATGTCCTAAGAGACAGATCTCACATTGATGAGACGCTGCGGCTTGCAACTGAGGAAAAAGCAACAGACTATGCCG CGGCTATACAGAAGCTGCGGAAGGTCTACCACACGTCCGTCAAACCAATGGAGCAGGCCTACAAGTACAACGAGCTGAGGCAGCATGAGATTTCAG CATACCCCGGACGAACCCTGGGCGACTCGGCCACAG ATGGAGAGATTACCTCCAAGCCCATGGTGCTGTTCCTTGGACCCTGGAGTGTAGGAAAGTCCTCCATGATCAATTACCTCCTGGGCTTGCACGACAGCCCGTATCAGCTCTACACAG GAGCTGAGCCCACTACCTCTGAGTTTACTGTCATCATGCACGGGGAGAAAATACGCTCCGTCGAGGGTATTGTCATGGCAGCGGACAGCTCTCGCTCTTTCTCCCCCTTGAAAAATTTGGGCCAAAACTTTTCTTGGAAAAAGTTAATCGGGCATCGAGATGCCCCACAAGATGCTGGAGCGCGTGACTTTTGTCGACACGCCGGGAATCATAGAGAACCGCAAGCAACAGGGAGAAAGAGGTAA